The Desulfosoma sp. region CTTCCCAATAACAGCCGTATGGTGCGCCATATCAATCCTTGGAATTACCCGGTCAAGGTTCATACCTATGAAGAGTATGAAGATGAATTCAGGGAAAAGATGATTGAAGCTGGTCTTCCAGTGGAAAAGAAGGAGTAAACATGGCGAGCGTACCGAAACCCAGCGAACTAGGCAAGGTGGACCATCGGCCGCCGCAAAAGCCTTGGACCGAAACGGTCCCGGAGTTTCGGCCCGGCACCTTTTGCTATGGGGCAAAGGCCAAAAACTTGGAAGTGGTCGGGTTGCCCAATCCTCGAGAATGGAACCCTGCGGATGAGGATTGGAAGCTACCCGATGACTGGAAAGACATCACCCTGAAGGGCATGAAGGATCGACTGGACAAATTCCGTTCCTTCAAGCTTTTCATGGACATCTGCGTGCGTTGCGGCGCCTGTGCTGACAAATGCCATTATTTCATCGGTTCCGGGGATCCCAAAAACATGCCGGTCTTGCGGGCGGAACTTATTCGCTCCATTTACCGCAATTATTTCACCGGCAGCGGCAAGATTCTGAAAAAATACGCCGGTGCCCGCGCCTTGACGGAACAAATCATCAAGGAATGGTTCTATTACTATTATCAATGCACGGAATGCCGACGTTGCTCCGTCTTTTGCCCCTACGGTATCGATACGGCTGAAATCACCATGATGGGCCGTGAGCTGCTCAATGAACTGGGCTGCGGTATCGACTGGATCATGGGCCCTGTGGCCAACTGCTACATGAACGGAAACCACCTGGGGATACAGCCGCATGCTTTCAAAGACATGATCATGTTCTTTGTGGACGAGATCGAGGCGGTCACCGGTGTGCGCGTGGAACCCACGTTCAACCGCAAGGGCGCTGAAGTCCTCTTCATCACCCCGTCGGGAGACGTCTTTGCCGATCCAGGAACCTACACCCTCATGGGGTACATGATGCTTTTCCATGAAATAGGCCTGGATTACACCTGGAGCACCTACGCTTCGGAGGGTGGCAATTTCGGCTTGTTCACGTCCCATGAGATGATGAAGCGCCTAAACGCCAAGATGTATGCCGAAGCGAAGCGCCTCAAGGTCAAATGGATTCTTGGCGGCGAATGCGGCCATATGTGGCGTGTCATCAACCAGTACATGGACACCATGAACGGCCCTGCGGATTTCCTGGAAGTGCCTAAATCCCCCATCACCGGCACGGTGTTTGAGAACGCCAAGAGCACCAAGATGGTTCATATTGCCGAATTCACGGCGGATCTCATTCGCCACGGCAAGTTGAATCTGGATCCCAGCCGAAACGACAACAAGATCGTGACTTTCCACGACTCATGCAACCCATCTCGAGCCATGGGCCTGTTTGAGGAACCCCGTTACGTGCTGAAAGCTGTCTGCAACCATTTTTATGACATGCCCGAAAACACCATTCGCGAAAAGACCTTCTGCTGTGGATCCGGATCGGGGCTTAACACCGACGAATTCATGGAAATGCGTATGCGCGGCGGGCTGCCTCGAGCCAACGCCGTCCGCTATGTCCATGAAAAGTACGGCGTGAACATGCTGGCCTGCATCTGCGCCATTGACCGCGCCGTGCTGCCGCCCTTGATGAATTATTGGGTTCCGGGGGTGAATGTCACAGGACTTCACGAGCTGGTAGGCAACGCCCTTGTGATGAAAGGTGAAAAGAAGCGCACCACCGACCTCCGCTACGAACCCCTGCCGGGGATGGAAGAAGAGGAGGAGACCGAAGATGTATGATGCAAAGAAAATCGTTCCGGGAATTCTGATCTTTGTGGTGCTGTTCACCTTCCCCCTGTGGTCCAACTTGGGGAAGGCAGCCCCGGCGCCGAAAGTCGAGCTGCCGAAAACGGAAAAAGTCTGTGTCATGGACGCGGCCTACATGAAAACGGAACACATGGTGCTTCTCAACCAGTGGCGGGACCTGGTGGTTCGCGATGCCAACAGATTGTGGGTGGGGCCCGACGGTAAAGAACATGTCATGAGCCTGCAGAACGCTTGCATGAAATGCCATTCCAGCAAGGTGAAGTTCTGCGACCAGTGCCACAATTACGCCGGGGTCAAACCTTATTGCTGGCAGTGTCACATCGAGCCTAAGGAGAACATGTGATGGAAAAAAATCGCCGTGAATTCCTGAAGATAGGCGGAATATCCGTCTTGGGGCTGAGTGCTCTGCCTGTCTTTCAGGCGCTCGCCCAAGAGAAAGGGCCTCGCTACAAACCCGACCCCAAGGCCCTCAAAGGGGCTCAGTGGGCCATGATCGTGGATATGAAGAAGTGCTGGGAACAGCAAGAAAAACGCCAATGCAAAGACTGCATTTTGGCATGCCACAAGATCCATAATGTGCCGGATATTCCCGACCAAAAACGGGAAATCAAATGGATCTGGTTGGAAGAATACAAGCACGCTTTTCCGGACCAAGCCCATGAGTATGCTCCGGAAAAAGTCAAGGAAAGCCCCTTCATGCTTCTGTGCAACCATTGCAGCAATCCGCCCTGTGTGCGAGTGTGCCCTACCAAGGCCACATTCAAGCGTTCACAGGACGGCATTGTCATGATGGACTTTCACCGCTGCATCGGGTGCCGTTACTGCATGGCGGGCTGTCCCTACGGCGCTCGAAGCTTCAATTGGGGTGACCCTCGGCCCTATCTCAAGCCCGAAGACATCAACATGACATACCCGACACGTCGCAAAGGTGTGGTGGAAAAATGCACCTTCTGTTACGAACGTATCGATGAAGGCTTGCAGCCGGCGTGTGTGGAAGCTTGCAAGGTCAAGGCCCTGATCTTCGGCGATGTGACCAACCCCAATTCCGAAGTGCGCAAGATCCTTTCCGGCCATTACAGTCTGCGCCGTAAGATCGAGCTG contains the following coding sequences:
- a CDS encoding (Fe-S)-binding protein, whose translation is MASVPKPSELGKVDHRPPQKPWTETVPEFRPGTFCYGAKAKNLEVVGLPNPREWNPADEDWKLPDDWKDITLKGMKDRLDKFRSFKLFMDICVRCGACADKCHYFIGSGDPKNMPVLRAELIRSIYRNYFTGSGKILKKYAGARALTEQIIKEWFYYYYQCTECRRCSVFCPYGIDTAEITMMGRELLNELGCGIDWIMGPVANCYMNGNHLGIQPHAFKDMIMFFVDEIEAVTGVRVEPTFNRKGAEVLFITPSGDVFADPGTYTLMGYMMLFHEIGLDYTWSTYASEGGNFGLFTSHEMMKRLNAKMYAEAKRLKVKWILGGECGHMWRVINQYMDTMNGPADFLEVPKSPITGTVFENAKSTKMVHIAEFTADLIRHGKLNLDPSRNDNKIVTFHDSCNPSRAMGLFEEPRYVLKAVCNHFYDMPENTIREKTFCCGSGSGLNTDEFMEMRMRGGLPRANAVRYVHEKYGVNMLACICAIDRAVLPPLMNYWVPGVNVTGLHELVGNALVMKGEKKRTTDLRYEPLPGMEEEEETEDV
- the dsrJ gene encoding sulfate reduction electron transfer complex DsrMKJOP subunit DsrJ, with product MYDAKKIVPGILIFVVLFTFPLWSNLGKAAPAPKVELPKTEKVCVMDAAYMKTEHMVLLNQWRDLVVRDANRLWVGPDGKEHVMSLQNACMKCHSSKVKFCDQCHNYAGVKPYCWQCHIEPKENM
- a CDS encoding 4Fe-4S dicluster domain-containing protein, whose product is MEKNRREFLKIGGISVLGLSALPVFQALAQEKGPRYKPDPKALKGAQWAMIVDMKKCWEQQEKRQCKDCILACHKIHNVPDIPDQKREIKWIWLEEYKHAFPDQAHEYAPEKVKESPFMLLCNHCSNPPCVRVCPTKATFKRSQDGIVMMDFHRCIGCRYCMAGCPYGARSFNWGDPRPYLKPEDINMTYPTRRKGVVEKCTFCYERIDEGLQPACVEACKVKALIFGDVTNPNSEVRKILSGHYSLRRKIELGTGPNVYYLI